The following proteins are encoded in a genomic region of Magallana gigas chromosome 1, xbMagGiga1.1, whole genome shotgun sequence:
- the LOC109618836 gene encoding uncharacterized protein, with protein MPGSGQKHYGCFNCPKRVRQKDRHTISSRNRAFIAKLTGRTPSNSDFLCNKCRCMCQHHIKKKTSIPGLVQQVPAQSTEAPPFSPPSIPLPFASTSRGHASCCMCKRQGPKLVVVPVGVRHHIFITKEVIIPAGARCCPNHLQQNIDDLNPLSDSTLFYKTGITELVKFLRNEVLKKERTRLNFDSSGNLASTDYQSLLGIPKSAFEDLLKYVEGKVKVTPVRTVRTTLAIFLMKLRGGESNRILSTLFNISKSSVHRGVKSIRTALMNGGFVAENLGFGHVTREQIIQEHTRPLAQMILGDTVSQPAILVLDGYFVSVLGPYIARNNDATILNHIMHSNLEDIRSWVQEEDVFVVDRGFRDSLDCLEQMGINAKMPSFLNKGDKQMSTENANTSRLVTKIRWVVESANARIKQWRYLRHILPSSQIPYIGDFVRIVCAICNRYLKPLASGDTEEDQALGAKMVFLSKQANTLQHHVEENHLDRRSVCWKEFDDLLDFPNMDEEQLRAITCGVYQLRLSPSYAQEHIEGDCSIQVHREEPGLLRVKLQSRHVSSRSYLLWIQYDEGEVKAWYCKCRAGARVVGMCSHVAAIIWYLGHARHQRNEKLGVRDWGEFVDDATLVDDSDSSSESDESGPDE; from the exons atGCCAGGTTCTGGTCAGAAACACTATGGCTGTTTCAACTGTCCTAAAAGAGTAAGACAGAAGGATAGGCACACAATATCGTCTAGAAATAGAGCTTTTATTGCCAAATTAACAGGAAGGACTCCATCAAACAGTGACTTCCTCTGTAACAAATGCAGATGTATGTGCCAGCATCACATCAAAAAGAAAACCAGTATCCCCGGCCTGGTACAGCAGGTTCCAGCACAATCTACTGAAGCTCCTCCATTCAGTCCTCCATCCATTCCTCTCCCATTTGCCAGCACATCTAGAGGACATGCTTCATGCTGCATGTGCAAGCGCCAGGGTCCAAAGCTGGTTGTAGTTCCAGTAGGTGTAAGACATCACATCTTCATCACTAAAGAGGTCATCATCCCTGCTGGAGCTCGCTGCTGTCCAAACCACCTACAACAGAACATAGACGATCTCAATCCTTTATCTGATTCTACTTTGTTTTATAAGACAGGAATCACAGAACTAGTTAAGTTTTTGCGGAATGAGGTTTTAAAGAAGGAGAGGACGAGATTAAACTTTGATAGCAGCGGGAATCTTGCTTCAACAGATTACCAAAGTCTGCTTGGAATTCCAAAATCAGCCTTTGAGGACTTACTGAAGTATGTTGAGGGGAAAGTGAAGGTCACTCCAGTAAGGACAGTGCGGACAACCTTAGCCATATTTCTAATGAAATTAAGAGGAGGGGAGTCAAATCGAATTCTGTCCACTCTATTCAACATATCCAAATCCAGTGTACATAGAGGTGTGAAATCAATACGGACAGCACTGATGAATGGTGGATTTGTAGCCGAAAATCTGGGATTTGGACATGTTACCAGGGAACAGATAATTCAGGAGCACACAAGACCTTTGGCCCAGATGATTCTTGGTGATACAGTTTCCCAGCCAGCAATACTTGTCCTTGATg GTTACTTTGTGTCAGTACTGGGTCCTTATATTGCTAGAAACAATGATGCTACAATCCTTAACCACATAATGCACAGCAACCTTGAGGACATTCGGAGCTGGGTACAGGAGGAGGACGTATTTGTGGTTGATCGTGGATTTAGGGATTCCTTGGACTGTCTGGAGCAGATGGGGATTAATGCCAAAATGCCTTCATTCCTGAACAAAGGAGATAAGCAGATGTCGACAGAAAATGCAAACACCAGTCGATTAGTGACAAAG ATACGTTGGGTTGTTGAGTCTGCTAACGCTAGGATCAAGCAATGGCGTTACCTAAGACACATCCTACCTTCCAGTCAAATTCCCTACATTGGTGACTTTGTCAGGATTGTATGTGCCATTTGCAATAG ATACCTAAAACCCCTTGCTAGTGGAGACACTGAAGAAGACCAGGCCCTTGGTGCAAAAATGGTTTTTCTCTCCAAGCAAGCAAATACCCTTCAGCACCATGTAGAAGAAAACCATCTAGACAGACGATCAGTATGCTGGAAGGAGTTTGATGACTTACTGGACTTTCCAAACATGGATGAGGAACAACTTAGAGCCATCACATGCGGTGTATACCAACTGCGTCTATCACCATCCTACGCCCAAGAACATATAGAGGGAGACTGCAGCATCCAAGTCCACAGAGAGGAGCCAGGCCTTCTTCGTGTAAAACTGCAGAGTCGTCACGTGTCATCAAGATCCTACCTATTGTGGATACAGTATGATGAGGGTGAAGTCAAGGCTTGGTACTGCAAGTGCAGGGCTGGTGCTCGTGTTGTGGGTATGTGTTCCCATGTTGCTGCCATCATTTGGTATCTGGGACATGCTCGCCATCAAAGAAATGAGAAACTGGGAGTGCGAGACTGGGGAGAGTTTGTTGATGATGCCACACTGGTGGATGACTCTGACAGCTCCAGCGAAAGTGATGAAAGTGGACCAGATGAGTAG